The Rhododendron vialii isolate Sample 1 chromosome 5a, ASM3025357v1 genome contains a region encoding:
- the LOC131327473 gene encoding mitochondrial-processing peptidase subunit alpha-like, with translation MAFKSTSNRSHLCIVREVEAIGGNVTASASREQMGCTYDALKTYVPQMVEMLGDCVRNPVFLDWEVNEQLQKVRAVITEAANNPQGLLLEAIHTAGFPVHLQILFWHLA, from the exons ATGGCTTTTAAGAGCACAAGTAACAGGAGTCACCTGTGCATTGTCCGGGAAGTGGAAGCTATTGGTGGCAATGTAACAGCCTCAGCTTCTAGGGAGCAGATGGGGTGCACTTATGATGCTCTCAAGACTTATGTTCCTCAAATGGTAGAAATGCTCGGTGACTGTGTGAGGAATCCTGTCTTCTTGGATTGGGAGGTGAATGAGCAG CTTCAGAAGGTGAGAGCTGTGATCACAGAAGCAGCTAACAATCCACAAGGCCTGCTTTTGGAGGCAATACACACTGCTGGTTTTCCGGTGCACTTGCAAATCCTCTTTTGGCACCTGG CTTAA
- the LOC131325546 gene encoding probable flavin-containing monooxygenase 1, with the protein MERKVAIIGAGISGLLACKYALSKGNHPTVFEAQSGLGGVWTKTVEITKLQIPKPLYQFSDFPWPDSVTEVFPDQNQVSEYIESYARQFDLLHHIRFDTKVVSIDYEGVSSEVQQAWALWGGTGEPFDSKGGKWYITIQDTKSLSTEVCQFDFVIICVGRFSGIPNIPEFPQGKGPEVFQGKVIHSMDYAAMDYATAKELVKGKQVAVVGLQKSALDIAMECSTANGMDLPCSVIYRTEHWNIPDFQPWGVPLAYIYLNRFSELSIHKPGEGPLLSLLATLLSPVRWAFSKFVESHVKHKLKLVKFGMVPKHSFLQELSSCLTSTVPDDFYNRVEKGSIRLKKAPSFSFCKEGILIDGKTETLKADLVILATGFNGVKKLQDIFTSPSFQDLIAGSPDKTVPLYRECIHPRIPQLAVIGFSESFANLYTSEMRCRWLAELLDGTFKLPSIKEMEKDIAEWDEYMKQYSDKNYRRSCIGTRHIWYNDQLCKDMGWNSKRKKGFIAELFEPYGPMDYACP; encoded by the exons ATGGAGAGGAAGGTGGCCATAATCGGAGCCGGTATCAGCGGCCTTCTAGCCTGTAAATACGCTCTATCGAAGGGTAATCACCCGACAGTGTTCGAGGCTCAGAGCGGCCTCGGAGGGGTGTGGACTAAAACGGTAGAGATTACTAAGCTGCAGATTCCCAAACCGTTGTACCAGTTCTCCGATTTTCCGTGGCCAGATTCTGTCACAGAAGTCTTTCCTGACCAAAACCAAGTGTCAGAGTATATCGAGTCGTATGCTCGCCAGTTTGATTTGCTACACCACATCAGATTCGACACTAAAGTGGTCAGCATCGACTACGAAGGTGTATCATCAGAGGTGCAACAAGCATGGGCACTTTGGGGTGGAACAGGTGAACCATTTGACTCTAAAGGAGGAAAATGGTATATTACAATCCAAGACACCAAAAGCCTTTCTACAGAG GTTTGTCAATTTGATTTTGTGATAATATGTGTGGGAAGGTTCAGCGGGATTCCAAACATTCCAGAATTTCCTCAAGGCAAGGGTCCGGAAGTGTTTCAGGGAAAGGTTATACACTCCATGGATTACGCTGCCATGGATTACGCAACTGCTAAAGAATTGGTCAAAGGAAAGCAGGTCGCTGTTGTTGGACTCCAGAAATCGGCACTCGACATTGCAATGGAGTGCTCAACAGCAAATG GGATGGATCTTCCCTGTTCTGTCATATACAGAACTGAGCACTGGAACATCCCTGATTTCCAGCCATGGGGAGTTCCCTTGGCATATATCTACCTTAATCGCTTCTCGGAGCTATCAATTCACAAGCCTGGTGAAGGGCCTCTACTTAGTCTTCTAGCCACATTGCTTTCTCCTGTG AGATGGGCATTTTCAAAATTCGTCGAAAGTCATGTGAAACACAAGCTTAAGCTCGTGAAGTTTGGTATGGTGCCAAAACATAGTTTCCTACAAGAACTGAGTTCCTGCTTGACCTCAACAGTGCCCGATGACTTCTACAATAGGGTTGAGAAGGGAAGCATCAGATTGAAGAAAGCTCCAAGCTTTAGCTTTTGCAAAGAAGGTATTCTAATAGATGGCAAGACCGAAACTCTAAAGGCAGATTTGGTCATATTGGCTACCGGATTCAATGGTGTTAAAAAGCTTCAAGACATTTTCACCTCCCCATCCTTTCAGGACCTCATAGCCGGGTCACCTGATAAAACAGTTCCTCTCTACAG gGAATGCATTCACCCCCGAATTCCACAGCTTGCGGTCATTGGATTCTCGGAGAGTTTCGCGAATTTGTACACCTCGGAGATGAGGTGTCGGTGGCTAGCAGAGCTACTTGACGGCACATTCAAGCTACCCAGCATCAAAGAGATGGAAAAGGATATAGCAGAATGGGATGAATACATGAAGCAATACTCTGACAAAAACTACCGGAGATCTTGCATCGGTACCCGTCATATATGGTACAATGACCAACTCTGCAAGGACATGGGATGGAACTCAAAGAGGAAGAAGGGATTCATCGCTGAGTTGTTCGAGCCATACGGTCCGATGGACTATGCTTGTCCCTAA